One stretch of Musicola paradisiaca NCPPB 2511 DNA includes these proteins:
- the pdxA gene encoding 4-hydroxythreonine-4-phosphate dehydrogenase PdxA produces the protein MSMENITQRVVVTPGEPAGIGPDLIVMLAQQAWPIELVVCADPELLLSRALQLGLPLALRDYRPEDAARPQAAGTLTLLPVITTETVIAGQLNVANSRYVVETLARACDGCLNGEFAALITGPVHKGIINDAGVPFSGHTEFFADRSQCARVVMMLATEELRVALATTHLPLKAVSEAITRTSLHEVISILHHDLQRKFGISQPTIYVCGLNPHAGEGGHMGREELDVIIPALDELRQAGIQLVGPLPADTLFQPKYLEHADAVLAMYHDQGLPVLKYQGFGRAVNITLGLPFIRTSVDHGTALELAASGNADPGSFRTALNLAIHMIANRNE, from the coding sequence ATGTCGATGGAAAATATCACCCAACGAGTCGTGGTGACGCCCGGCGAACCCGCCGGGATTGGCCCCGATCTGATTGTGATGCTGGCCCAACAGGCATGGCCGATCGAACTGGTGGTTTGTGCCGATCCCGAACTGTTGCTCAGCCGGGCTTTACAGTTGGGGCTGCCGCTGGCACTGCGTGACTATCGTCCCGAGGACGCTGCCCGGCCGCAAGCGGCAGGCACGCTGACCCTGTTGCCGGTCATTACGACGGAGACGGTTATTGCCGGTCAGTTGAACGTCGCCAACAGTCGCTACGTGGTGGAAACCTTGGCGCGCGCCTGCGACGGGTGCCTGAACGGCGAATTCGCCGCGCTGATCACCGGCCCGGTGCATAAAGGCATTATCAATGACGCCGGTGTCCCCTTCTCCGGCCACACTGAATTCTTTGCCGATCGCAGCCAGTGTGCGCGCGTGGTGATGATGCTGGCGACTGAAGAACTGCGGGTCGCACTGGCGACGACGCATCTGCCGTTGAAAGCGGTGTCAGAGGCTATCACCCGTACCAGTCTGCATGAAGTGATTTCCATTCTGCACCACGACCTGCAGCGTAAATTCGGCATTTCCCAACCGACCATCTACGTCTGCGGCCTGAATCCTCACGCCGGGGAAGGCGGCCATATGGGCCGGGAAGAGCTGGATGTCATCATCCCGGCGCTGGACGAACTGCGCCAGGCCGGCATACAGTTGGTCGGCCCGTTACCGGCGGATACCCTGTTCCAGCCCAAATACCTGGAACACGCCGACGCCGTACTGGCCATGTACCATGATCAGGGGCTGCCGGTGCTGAAATACCAGGGCTTCGGCCGCGCCGTCAATATCACGCTGGGGTTGCCTTTTATCCGCACCTCGGTCGATCACGGTACCGCCCTCGAGCTTGCCGCCAGCGGCAACGCCGATCCAGGCAGTTTCCGTACCGCACTCAATCTTGCCATTCATATGATCGCTAACCGTAATGAATAA
- the surA gene encoding peptidylprolyl isomerase SurA, whose amino-acid sequence MKNWRTLILGLALSANTVFAAPQVMDKVAAVVDNGVVLESDINSLMQSVKMNSQESGQQLPDDATLRHQILERLIMDNIVLQMAQKMGAQVSDDQLDRAIANIAQQNHMTLDQLRSRLAAEGINYDTYRSQIRKDMTIADVRNSEVRRRVTVLPQEVDALAQQIASQGSDKEVNLSQILLPLPENPSQEQVDKAESLANRLVKDARQGADFGKLAITYSADPQALKGGQMGWGRPQELPSLFAERLANPEKGQVIGPIRSGVGFHILRVNDTRGGNQAISVTETHARHILLKTSVVMNDAQARTKLEDVARQIKSGSTSFAAQAKLLSQDPGSANQGGDLGWASPDMYDPAFRDALMQLKKGEISAPVRSSFGWHLIQLLDTRQVDKTDAAQKERAYRMLFNRKFAEEAQTWMQEKRASAYVKILDSQSQSQN is encoded by the coding sequence ATGAAGAACTGGAGAACGCTGATTCTGGGACTGGCATTAAGTGCCAACACGGTGTTTGCCGCCCCGCAGGTGATGGATAAAGTCGCTGCAGTGGTGGATAACGGCGTGGTTCTGGAAAGTGATATCAATAGTCTGATGCAGTCCGTCAAAATGAACTCGCAGGAATCCGGTCAGCAGTTACCGGATGACGCTACCCTCCGTCATCAGATTTTGGAACGGCTGATCATGGACAACATCGTGCTGCAGATGGCGCAGAAGATGGGCGCCCAGGTGTCCGACGATCAGTTGGATCGCGCCATCGCCAATATCGCCCAGCAGAACCACATGACCCTGGATCAGTTGCGCAGCCGTCTGGCCGCAGAAGGCATCAACTACGACACCTACCGTAGCCAGATCCGTAAGGACATGACAATTGCCGACGTGCGCAATAGCGAAGTGCGCCGCCGCGTCACCGTCCTGCCGCAGGAAGTGGACGCTCTGGCCCAGCAGATCGCTAGCCAGGGCAGCGATAAAGAAGTGAACCTCAGCCAGATTCTGCTGCCGCTGCCGGAAAACCCGAGCCAGGAGCAGGTCGACAAAGCCGAGTCGCTGGCTAATCGGCTGGTTAAAGACGCGCGTCAGGGCGCGGATTTCGGCAAGCTGGCCATCACTTATTCGGCCGATCCGCAGGCGTTGAAAGGCGGCCAGATGGGATGGGGCCGCCCGCAGGAGCTACCGTCGTTGTTCGCCGAACGCCTGGCTAACCCGGAGAAAGGCCAGGTTATCGGCCCGATTCGTTCCGGCGTCGGCTTCCATATACTGCGGGTGAATGATACCCGCGGCGGCAATCAGGCTATTTCAGTCACTGAAACGCACGCACGCCACATTCTGCTGAAAACGTCCGTCGTGATGAACGACGCGCAAGCGCGCACCAAACTGGAAGATGTCGCCCGACAGATCAAGAGCGGCAGCACCAGCTTTGCCGCTCAGGCGAAACTGCTGTCGCAGGATCCGGGCTCCGCCAACCAGGGCGGTGATTTGGGATGGGCATCGCCGGATATGTATGACCCGGCGTTCCGCGATGCGCTGATGCAATTGAAGAAAGGTGAAATCAGCGCCCCGGTGCGTTCTTCTTTTGGCTGGCACTTGATCCAGTTGCTGGATACCCGGCAGGTGGACAAAACCGATGCCGCCCAGAAAGAACGCGCTTACCGCATGTTGTTCAATCGTAAATTCGCCGAGGAAGCGCAAACCTGGATGCAGGAAAAACGCGCCTCAGCCTATGTAAAAATCCTTGATAGTCAGAGCCAGAGCCAAAACTGA
- the lptD gene encoding LPS assembly protein LptD, producing MTPLMTEHLIPSMKKRFPTLLASLIWSALYSQHALADLASQCMLGIPVYNRPLVTGDTNQLPVHIQADQSQANYPNNAIFTGNVNVEQGNSVLNAQQVQLDQQQGKDKNTPLRTVTATGDVHYDDNQVILTGPKAWSNLNTKDTDVYDGTYQMVGRQGRGDADIMKLRENSRYTILDHGSFTSCLPGDDSWSVVGSEVIQDRQEEVAEIWNARFRIAGVPVFYSPYLQLPIGNKRRSGFLIPNAKYGSRNGFELITPYYWNIAPNYDATITPHVQTKRGLQWQNEFRYLTQPGLGQIEFDWLPDDKQYRRDVKANPSVYGTDDNYTRWLFHWQHAGVMNQVWRFNVDYTKVSDQTYFTDLDSVYGNTTDGYATQKFSMGYAERNWNATVSTRQYQVFSNLASRDIYRAMPQLDLNYYQNDIGPFDLHIYGQAAKFTNINPTLPDATRVHVEPTLSLPLSNQWASLNTEAKLMATHYQQDNLDTYNADNPTSPLKATVNRVMPQYKADGKMVFERNMDLVQGYTQTLEPRAQYLYVPYRNQSSTRAYDSTLLQSDYAGLFRDRTFSGLDRIASANQIATGVTTRLYDQALVERFNASVGQIYYFERPRTGTSSIIDNSDDRGSLSWAGDAYWKFADDWGVRGGLQYDDRLKDFTLGDAALEYRAGGERMFQLNYRFASAEYIQAMLPNITNPGYQQGISQVGVTSSWPLSDRWAIVGAYYYDVKANQPADQLVGLQYSTCCWAVNVGYERKITKWNSTTSQSVYDNRVGFSFELRGLSSNYGLGTDKMLKNGILPYQRAF from the coding sequence ATGACGCCTTTGATGACGGAACACCTGATACCGAGTATGAAAAAACGTTTCCCAACTCTGCTGGCCTCGTTAATCTGGTCAGCGCTATACAGCCAGCACGCGCTGGCCGATCTTGCCTCTCAGTGTATGTTGGGCATTCCTGTATATAACCGCCCGCTCGTTACCGGTGATACCAATCAGTTACCTGTACATATTCAGGCCGATCAGTCGCAAGCCAACTACCCTAATAACGCCATTTTCACGGGTAATGTGAACGTCGAGCAGGGCAACAGCGTACTCAACGCCCAGCAGGTTCAGTTGGATCAACAGCAAGGCAAGGATAAAAACACGCCTCTGCGTACCGTCACGGCCACTGGCGATGTGCATTACGATGACAACCAAGTCATTCTGACCGGCCCGAAAGCCTGGTCCAACCTGAATACCAAAGATACCGACGTTTACGACGGCACCTACCAGATGGTCGGGCGTCAGGGCCGCGGCGACGCAGACATCATGAAACTGCGTGAAAACAGCCGGTACACTATTTTAGATCACGGCTCCTTCACCTCTTGTTTGCCGGGTGATGATAGCTGGAGTGTGGTCGGTTCGGAAGTGATTCAGGATCGTCAGGAAGAAGTGGCTGAAATCTGGAACGCACGCTTTCGTATTGCCGGCGTTCCCGTGTTCTACAGCCCTTACCTGCAACTTCCCATCGGCAACAAGCGCCGCTCCGGTTTCCTGATCCCCAATGCCAAGTATGGCAGCAGAAACGGCTTTGAGCTTATTACGCCGTATTACTGGAACATTGCGCCGAACTATGATGCCACCATTACACCGCATGTGCAGACCAAGCGCGGGCTACAGTGGCAAAACGAGTTCCGCTATCTGACGCAGCCGGGCCTGGGCCAGATCGAATTCGATTGGCTGCCGGACGATAAGCAGTACCGCCGCGACGTCAAAGCCAATCCTTCGGTATACGGCACGGACGATAACTACACCCGCTGGCTGTTTCACTGGCAACATGCCGGCGTCATGAATCAGGTTTGGCGTTTCAACGTCGACTACACCAAAGTTAGCGATCAAACCTACTTCACCGACCTCGACTCCGTCTACGGCAACACCACCGATGGTTATGCGACGCAGAAATTCAGCATGGGTTATGCCGAAAGAAACTGGAACGCTACCGTGTCGACCCGTCAGTACCAGGTCTTCAGCAATCTGGCGAGCCGGGATATCTATCGGGCTATGCCGCAGCTCGACCTCAATTATTACCAGAATGATATCGGTCCCTTCGATCTGCACATTTATGGTCAGGCCGCGAAATTTACCAACATCAACCCGACGCTGCCGGATGCAACCCGTGTCCATGTTGAGCCGACGCTATCGCTGCCGTTATCCAACCAGTGGGCGAGTCTCAACACCGAAGCCAAACTGATGGCGACCCACTATCAGCAGGATAATCTGGATACCTATAACGCCGATAACCCCACCAGTCCGTTGAAAGCGACGGTGAACCGGGTCATGCCGCAATATAAAGCCGACGGCAAAATGGTTTTCGAACGCAACATGGATCTGGTGCAGGGGTACACCCAGACACTGGAACCCCGCGCCCAATATCTCTATGTTCCTTATCGTAATCAGTCTTCCACTCGCGCCTATGATTCGACGTTGCTGCAAAGCGACTACGCGGGGTTGTTCCGCGATCGCACCTTCAGCGGCCTGGATCGCATCGCCTCCGCTAATCAGATAGCCACCGGCGTCACTACTCGCCTTTACGATCAGGCATTAGTCGAGCGCTTTAACGCTTCTGTCGGCCAGATTTACTATTTTGAACGTCCGCGCACCGGCACCTCGTCCATCATCGATAACAGCGACGATCGCGGCAGCCTGTCGTGGGCCGGCGACGCTTACTGGAAGTTTGCCGACGACTGGGGCGTTCGTGGCGGTCTGCAATACGACGATCGACTGAAAGATTTCACACTGGGTGATGCCGCGCTGGAATACCGGGCCGGGGGCGAGCGGATGTTCCAGTTGAACTACCGTTTTGCCAGCGCCGAATATATTCAGGCCATGTTGCCCAACATCACCAACCCTGGCTACCAGCAAGGTATCTCCCAGGTGGGGGTGACCAGCAGCTGGCCGTTGTCCGATCGCTGGGCGATCGTCGGCGCCTATTACTATGACGTCAAAGCCAACCAGCCTGCGGATCAACTCGTCGGTTTGCAATACAGCACCTGTTGCTGGGCGGTCAACGTCGGTTACGAGCGCAAGATCACCAAATGGAACAGCACAACCAGCCAAAGCGTTTACGACAATAGGGTAGGTTTCAGTTTCGAATTACGCGGTCTGAGCAGCAACTACGGCCTTGGAACGGACAAAATGCTCAAAAACGGCATTTTGCCCTATCAACGCGCTTTCTGA
- the djlA gene encoding co-chaperone DjlA, translating into MQYWGKLLGLVLGIMSSAGVGGIIIGVVLGHLFDRARRSRPRDFFTAQATRQALFCLTTFQAMGHLTKSKGRVTEADIRIATKMMDHLELFGEARAAAQQAFREGKANQFPMRNKLRKLRDACIGRFDLIRMFLEIQLQVAFVDGALHPNERRLLYVFADELGVTREQFELFMRNMERSGHAHQSGQKSSSQNSSYQSRQNGYQSRQNNKSYQRRNQSHGGQSYGQRPPMSSRGPTIESACRTLGVRPSDDAVTVKRAYRKLMSEHHPDKMMGKGLSPRMIDIAKRKAQDIQAAYEFLKTHNFSR; encoded by the coding sequence ATGCAGTATTGGGGAAAGTTGCTGGGACTGGTACTGGGGATCATGTCCAGTGCCGGGGTCGGCGGGATAATCATCGGGGTGGTGCTGGGTCATTTATTTGACCGGGCCCGTCGATCCCGTCCGCGCGACTTTTTTACTGCTCAGGCCACACGTCAGGCGTTGTTCTGCCTGACGACGTTCCAGGCCATGGGGCACCTCACCAAGTCCAAAGGGCGGGTGACGGAGGCTGATATCCGCATTGCCACCAAAATGATGGATCATCTCGAACTGTTCGGCGAAGCGCGTGCCGCCGCGCAGCAGGCATTCCGCGAAGGCAAGGCCAACCAGTTCCCGATGCGCAATAAATTGCGGAAATTGCGCGATGCCTGCATCGGTCGTTTTGATCTGATTCGTATGTTTCTTGAGATTCAATTACAGGTAGCGTTTGTCGATGGGGCTCTGCATCCGAATGAGCGCCGGTTGCTGTATGTTTTCGCCGATGAGTTGGGCGTAACGCGCGAACAGTTCGAGCTGTTCATGCGCAATATGGAGCGTAGCGGCCATGCCCATCAGTCGGGCCAGAAATCGAGTTCCCAGAACAGTAGCTACCAGTCGCGACAGAATGGTTATCAGTCCCGGCAGAACAACAAATCCTACCAACGGCGCAACCAGTCTCATGGCGGTCAGTCGTATGGACAACGTCCGCCGATGTCGTCGCGCGGGCCGACCATTGAAAGCGCATGTCGGACGCTGGGAGTGCGCCCCAGCGATGACGCTGTGACGGTTAAACGCGCTTACCGCAAGCTGATGAGTGAACATCATCCGGACAAAATGATGGGGAAAGGGCTCTCTCCCCGCATGATCGACATAGCCAAACGTAAGGCGCAGGATATTCAGGCCGCCTATGAGTTTCTCAAAACCCACAACTTTTCCCGCTGA
- the rluA gene encoding bifunctional tRNA pseudouridine(32) synthase/23S rRNA pseudouridine(746) synthase RluA, translating into MEPYNPPRDPWLHVLYQDQHIIVVNKPSGLLSVPGRADEHKDSIMSRIQADIPTAESVHRLDMATSGVMVVALTKAAERELKRQFREREPKKSYLARVWGHMAQDEGLVDLPLICDWPNRPRQKVCFEQGKPAQTAYQVLARDADGTTRVKLMPITGRSHQLRVHMLALGHPILGDGFYAHPDAKAMAPRLLLHAQELVITHPAFHTPMHFRCEADF; encoded by the coding sequence ATGGAACCTTACAATCCTCCGCGCGATCCCTGGCTACATGTTCTGTATCAGGATCAACACATCATTGTGGTCAATAAACCCAGCGGATTGCTGTCGGTGCCTGGTCGCGCCGACGAGCATAAAGACAGCATCATGAGCCGGATCCAGGCCGACATCCCGACGGCCGAATCCGTACATCGTCTGGATATGGCGACCAGCGGCGTCATGGTCGTGGCGTTGACCAAAGCCGCCGAGCGCGAACTGAAACGCCAGTTCCGCGAGCGCGAACCGAAGAAATCGTACCTTGCCCGCGTATGGGGACATATGGCGCAGGATGAAGGGCTGGTGGATCTGCCGTTGATCTGTGACTGGCCCAACCGCCCACGCCAGAAAGTCTGCTTCGAACAGGGGAAACCGGCGCAAACCGCCTACCAGGTGCTTGCACGCGACGCCGATGGCACCACCCGCGTGAAGCTGATGCCGATAACCGGCCGCTCCCATCAGCTACGGGTGCATATGCTGGCGTTGGGACATCCTATTCTGGGAGATGGTTTCTATGCCCACCCCGACGCCAAAGCCATGGCGCCCCGCCTGCTGCTGCACGCGCAGGAGCTGGTCATCACCCATCCGGCATTTCATACGCCGATGCATTTTCGCTGCGAAGCGGATTTCTGA